In Pseudomonadota bacterium, a genomic segment contains:
- a CDS encoding MotA/TolQ/ExbB proton channel family protein, with the protein MAALAHQFEEGGPGMYPILLWQIIAIGVIVERAIYLYKCSINRDVFLATMQKCILAGDVGRAIKLCSAANAPLARIVKSGLMKVNRPDTEVQAAMDEQALKELPLIEHRTPYLALLANLAMLSGLLGTVWGLIVAFGAVANADAASKATMLAKGISEAMNCTAFGLFAAIIALLGFAVLNGKTQTLLDDINSATVQVVNLVVNNRSRINLEGVEAAA; encoded by the coding sequence ATGGCAGCTCTTGCGCACCAATTCGAGGAGGGCGGACCGGGGATGTACCCCATCCTGCTCTGGCAGATCATCGCTATCGGCGTGATCGTCGAGCGCGCCATCTACCTTTACAAGTGCTCGATCAACCGGGACGTTTTTCTCGCAACCATGCAAAAGTGCATCCTCGCGGGTGACGTGGGCCGGGCAATCAAGCTGTGCTCCGCGGCGAACGCACCACTGGCGCGCATCGTCAAGTCCGGCCTGATGAAGGTCAATCGCCCAGATACCGAGGTCCAGGCAGCCATGGACGAACAGGCGCTCAAAGAACTGCCACTGATCGAGCACCGCACACCCTATCTGGCTCTTCTGGCGAATCTGGCCATGCTCTCGGGCTTGCTCGGGACCGTGTGGGGTCTGATCGTCGCCTTTGGCGCCGTGGCCAACGCGGACGCCGCGTCCAAGGCCACGATGTTGGCGAAGGGGATCTCCGAAGCCATGAACTGCACGGCCTTTGGCTTGTTCGCCGCGATCATCGCCTTGCTCGGCTTTGCGGTCCTGAACGGTAAGACACAAACGTTGCTCGACGACATCAACTCGGCGACGGTCCAGGTCGTCAACTTGGTTGTGAATAACCGCTCGCGCATCAACCTGGAAGGCGTCGAAGCCGCAGCGTAA
- a CDS encoding biopolymer transporter ExbD has product MGGISVGGGGHGGKKSVDSEIPLIPFIDLLLCCIMFLLVTAVWNQLARLNVNQQQPGTTAPNEPPPEEKIRLILQVQQTGYVLASSAGDRIEIPKIGDAYDLAELHTKLQERKKLEPNRRDLIVAPEDGVQYLDVVTAMDTVVGEGFPDMSLSDGSTL; this is encoded by the coding sequence ATGGGCGGCATAAGCGTTGGCGGGGGCGGACACGGTGGCAAGAAGTCGGTCGACTCGGAGATCCCGTTGATCCCGTTCATCGATCTACTGCTGTGCTGCATCATGTTCTTGCTCGTCACCGCGGTATGGAATCAGCTTGCGCGACTCAACGTCAATCAGCAGCAGCCGGGTACGACCGCCCCCAACGAGCCGCCGCCCGAGGAGAAGATCAGGCTGATTCTGCAGGTTCAGCAGACGGGTTATGTGCTGGCCTCGAGTGCCGGTGACCGCATCGAAATCCCCAAGATCGGCGATGCCTACGACCTGGCAGAGCTGCACACCAAGCTTCAGGAACGCAAGAAGCTCGAACCGAACCGAAGGGATCTGATCGTCGCGCCAGAGGACGGCGTCCAATACCTGGACGTGGTGACAGCGATGGACACGGTCGTCGGCGAAGGCTTTCCGGACATGTCGCTTTCGGACGGATCCACCCTCTAG
- a CDS encoding biopolymer transporter ExbD yields the protein MTGGGRKPTDHSIPLVPFIDFLIVLVVFLLASFSASGELLAQQPNLKMPSALNTTALEISPVLAINPIVVTLDGRRMADTQTLAQSPQVERIETIIQDLEMLKRNWAILHPQQPFPGQVIVQADVGIDFRVVKKVMFSAAQAGYANVSFAVNKKGE from the coding sequence GTGACCGGCGGCGGTCGCAAGCCAACGGATCACAGCATTCCGCTCGTGCCCTTCATCGACTTTTTGATCGTGCTGGTGGTGTTCTTGCTGGCATCGTTCAGCGCATCGGGCGAGCTGTTGGCGCAGCAGCCGAACCTGAAGATGCCCAGCGCCCTGAACACGACTGCATTGGAAATCTCTCCCGTGCTGGCGATCAACCCGATTGTCGTCACGCTGGACGGGCGGCGCATGGCCGATACGCAGACGCTGGCGCAGTCACCGCAGGTCGAACGCATCGAGACGATCATCCAAGACCTCGAAATGCTGAAGCGTAACTGGGCGATCTTGCATCCGCAGCAGCCCTTTCCTGGTCAAGTCATCGTGCAGGCGGACGTGGGGATCGATTTTCGCGTCGTCAAGAAGGTCATGTTCTCGGCAGCCCAGGCCGGGTACGCCAACGTGAGCTTCGCCGTCAACAAGAAGGGCGAGTAG
- a CDS encoding TRAP transporter small permease, which produces MNLVRRLDRAWAWGEGALTVAVLLAMVLMAGFQAGVRNLAYYDIAWASALLTDMEWADSFLRKATLWLAFLGASLASHGDKHIGIDILSRIAPPKPRWIMRAIVNLLGGVVTLGLTYAFFSAVKLNLTERPMEYEVLGNEGSMHVCDASFELLAQLEFDAPSAFCALRALYNAVGVPAETPGAAFQVIVPVAFFVMSLRMLGRGAGALAVLAGGPDAIVTADKEIALRSSGTSLAPPPAGGVPSSVSSVPPAPAVPKELGEDAGRGQPPSDGPAPDKPETRAKADDRKDEE; this is translated from the coding sequence ATGAATCTTGTCCGTCGTCTGGATCGCGCCTGGGCCTGGGGAGAGGGCGCGCTCACCGTGGCAGTGCTGCTCGCCATGGTGCTCATGGCCGGCTTTCAGGCTGGAGTCCGCAATCTCGCCTACTACGACATCGCATGGGCCAGCGCGCTTCTGACCGACATGGAGTGGGCGGACTCTTTTCTGCGCAAGGCCACGCTCTGGCTCGCGTTTCTGGGGGCTTCGTTGGCGAGCCACGGCGACAAACACATCGGTATCGACATCCTGTCCCGCATCGCGCCGCCAAAGCCTCGATGGATCATGCGGGCCATCGTCAACCTGCTCGGCGGAGTCGTGACCCTAGGGCTGACCTACGCTTTTTTTTCAGCGGTCAAACTGAACCTGACCGAGCGGCCGATGGAATACGAGGTGCTGGGCAACGAGGGCTCGATGCACGTGTGCGATGCCTCGTTCGAGCTGCTCGCACAGCTCGAGTTCGACGCCCCGAGCGCTTTCTGTGCGCTTCGGGCGCTTTACAACGCAGTGGGAGTGCCGGCCGAGACTCCGGGTGCGGCCTTTCAGGTGATCGTGCCCGTGGCATTCTTCGTCATGTCGTTGCGGATGCTCGGCCGTGGCGCAGGCGCTCTGGCGGTGCTCGCGGGCGGACCGGACGCCATCGTGACTGCCGACAAGGAGATCGCCCTGCGCTCTTCTGGAACTTCACTGGCGCCGCCACCTGCCGGCGGCGTGCCTTCGTCGGTCAGCAGCGTTCCTCCGGCGCCTGCCGTGCCCAAAGAGCTCGGCGAGGATGCCGGGCGCGGGCAGCCGCCCAGCGACGGGCCGGCGCCGGACAAGCCGGAGACACGAGCGAAGGCCGACGACCGCAAGGACGAGGAGTGA
- a CDS encoding TRAP transporter TatT component family protein has protein sequence MLRLALPKVAALLMAGVLSLVAGGCDLRGALAKGQVDAVREADTGIMQHWDPELAGLSLPYGIIQLESAVELAPDYEPLMLTIIDAYVAYATGWVREQAHAAEIAGQFDRAEHLNRRAGLMYDRALLFAKRMLRLRDRDFDEAVAGGLDAFKKWLDYHFFDKGEDSEVLLTAGTAWLATMIASEEGLAAAADLPFARAVVERSVELDPELTGARGLSLLGTIECSVPKLAGGRPQVGLKLMQRAARSSERNNHLILVSMAEDCAVALQDRKLFHKLLMEVIEAGDVSKYRLSNKIARRRAGRLLAQMDEYFY, from the coding sequence ATGCTTAGGCTCGCGTTACCCAAAGTAGCCGCGCTGCTCATGGCTGGTGTGTTGTCGCTTGTGGCTGGGGGCTGCGACTTGCGAGGCGCGCTTGCGAAGGGGCAAGTCGACGCCGTGCGCGAGGCCGATACAGGCATCATGCAGCACTGGGATCCCGAGCTCGCAGGGCTTTCGCTTCCCTATGGGATCATTCAGCTTGAGAGCGCGGTGGAGCTAGCGCCGGATTACGAGCCGCTCATGCTCACTATCATCGACGCCTACGTGGCCTACGCCACCGGTTGGGTGCGGGAACAAGCGCATGCGGCCGAGATCGCGGGGCAGTTCGATCGGGCGGAGCACCTCAATCGCCGTGCGGGCTTGATGTACGATCGCGCCTTGTTGTTCGCCAAGCGCATGCTGCGGCTGCGCGATCGCGACTTCGATGAAGCGGTTGCCGGCGGTCTCGACGCCTTCAAGAAGTGGCTTGACTACCATTTTTTCGACAAGGGCGAGGACTCCGAGGTGCTGCTCACCGCTGGCACCGCATGGCTCGCTACCATGATCGCGTCGGAGGAGGGCCTGGCCGCCGCCGCCGATCTGCCCTTTGCCCGGGCGGTCGTGGAACGCTCGGTCGAGCTCGATCCGGAGCTTACGGGAGCACGCGGCCTTTCGTTGCTCGGCACGATCGAGTGCAGTGTGCCCAAGCTTGCGGGCGGGCGGCCACAAGTCGGCCTCAAGCTCATGCAGCGTGCCGCCCGCTCGAGCGAGCGCAACAACCACCTCATCCTGGTGAGCATGGCCGAGGACTGCGCCGTCGCGCTGCAGGACCGCAAGCTGTTTCACAAGCTGTTGATGGAGGTGATCGAGGCTGGCGACGTGTCCAAGTATCGGCTGTCCAACAAGATTGCGCGGCGTCGCGCAGGGCGCCTGCTCGCTCAGATGGATGAGTATTTCTACTAG